The Fuscovulum sp. sequence ACTGGCCCTGCCCCGAACAGGGGTTGTTTGTCGATACGTGGAAGGCGCTGATCGCGCTGCGTGAGGCGGGGAAGGTGGCATCCATCGGGGTGTCGAACTTTCGGCTGGCGGATCTGGAGCGGATCATCGGGGAAACCGGGGTGGTGCCGGTGTTGAACCAGATCGAGTTGCACCCGCGATTGCAGCAGGCCGAGTTGCGGGCATTCCATGCCAAGCATGGGATCGTGACGCAAAGCTGGACACCGCTGGGACAGGGCCGGTCTTTCGACGCCGCCCCGGTTCAGGCCGCCGCCGCGCGGACGGGGCGCAGCCCGGCGCAGGTGATCTTGCGCTGGCATGTGCAGCTTGGCTGTTCGGTGATCCCGCGATCCACCCGCGCGGCGGGGCTGGCCGAGAACCTGAACATCTTTGATTTCACCCTGACCGAGGCCGAGATGGCCGCCATCGCCACGTTGGATGCGGGCGAGCGGACGGGGCCGGACC is a genomic window containing:
- a CDS encoding aldo/keto reductase, producing MTHPILTLNDGRTIPQVGFGLWQVPADETARVVREGLAAGYRLIDGAAIYGNEVGLGEGLRSADVPRDQVFVTTKVWNDRQGRDETARAVEDSLQRIGLAQADLMLIHWPCPEQGLFVDTWKALIALREAGKVASIGVSNFRLADLERIIGETGVVPVLNQIELHPRLQQAELRAFHAKHGIVTQSWTPLGQGRSFDAAPVQAAAARTGRSPAQVILRWHVQLGCSVIPRSTRAAGLAENLNIFDFTLTEAEMAAIATLDAGERTGPDPAKFN